A stretch of Haemophilus influenzae DNA encodes these proteins:
- the accA gene encoding acetyl-CoA carboxylase carboxyl transferase subunit alpha produces the protein MNQEYLDFELPIAELEAKIEALHAASDDKVDLTDEIKRLQKKSNELTKKTFANLDAWQVSRMARHPNRPYTLDYIEHIFTEFEELAGDRAFADDKAIVGGLARLDGRPVMVIGHQKGRSVKEKVQRNFGMPAPEGYRKALRLMEMAERFKLPIITFIDTPGAYPGIGAEERGQAEAIARNLREMAQLTVPVICTVIGEGGSGGALAIGVGDKVNMLQYSTYSVISPEGCASILWKSAEKASTAAEVMGLTASRLKELNLIDSIVQEPLGGAHRNYLEIAENLKLRLKEDLSELDGLSKEELLNRRYERLMSYGYC, from the coding sequence ATGAACCAAGAATATTTAGATTTTGAATTGCCGATTGCAGAATTAGAAGCAAAAATTGAAGCATTACATGCAGCATCGGATGATAAAGTTGATTTAACTGATGAAATCAAACGCTTACAAAAGAAAAGTAACGAACTCACTAAAAAAACCTTTGCTAACCTTGATGCTTGGCAAGTTTCACGTATGGCACGTCATCCAAACCGCCCTTATACATTAGATTATATTGAACATATTTTTACGGAATTTGAAGAACTTGCTGGCGACCGCGCTTTTGCTGATGATAAAGCGATTGTTGGTGGCTTGGCACGTTTAGATGGTCGCCCAGTGATGGTTATCGGTCATCAAAAAGGTCGTTCTGTAAAAGAAAAAGTACAACGCAATTTTGGTATGCCAGCCCCCGAAGGCTATCGTAAAGCGTTACGTTTAATGGAAATGGCTGAACGTTTTAAATTGCCAATTATTACATTTATTGATACTCCAGGGGCTTATCCAGGTATTGGCGCAGAAGAACGTGGTCAAGCGGAAGCTATTGCTCGCAACTTACGCGAAATGGCACAACTTACCGTTCCTGTTATTTGTACCGTTATCGGCGAAGGCGGTTCGGGCGGTGCATTAGCTATTGGCGTGGGCGATAAAGTGAATATGTTGCAGTATTCCACTTATTCTGTTATCTCGCCTGAAGGTTGCGCTTCTATTCTTTGGAAAAGTGCGGAAAAAGCATCGACTGCAGCGGAAGTAATGGGATTAACTGCAAGCCGTTTGAAAGAATTAAATCTTATCGATAGCATTGTGCAAGAACCTTTAGGTGGTGCGCATCGTAATTATCTAGAAATAGCTGAAAACTTAAAACTTCGTTTAAAAGAAGATTTATCAGAACTTGACGGACTAAGCAAAGAAGAATTATTAAATAGACGTTATGAACGTTTAATGTCTTACGGTTATTGCTAA